From Brienomyrus brachyistius isolate T26 unplaced genomic scaffold, BBRACH_0.4 scaffold58, whole genome shotgun sequence, a single genomic window includes:
- the LOC125724967 gene encoding LOW QUALITY PROTEIN: unconventional myosin-Ic-like (The sequence of the model RefSeq protein was modified relative to this genomic sequence to represent the inferred CDS: deleted 1 base in 1 codon) has protein sequence MAIGPFGTVKTQPAQSGTRRPGTNRIHGWGRQDDSRMRYRAVAAGEGIRVIMETALTARDRVGVQDFVLLENYTSEAAFIENLRKRFKENLIYTYIGSILVSVNPYKELEIYSKPHMDRYHGVSFCEVSPHIYAISDNVYRSMRTEGRDQCILISGESGAGKTEASKKILQYYAMTCPASEQVQKVKDRLLQSNPVLEAFGNAKTLRNDNSSRFGKYMDIQFDFKGVPVGGHILSFLLENSRVVHQNHGERNFHIFYQMIEGGEEELLQRRGLERNPQRYYYLVKGKCPKVSSINDRNDWKVVRKALSVIGVSDEEVEELLNIIASVLHLGNVQFGMEDNGGVYITTETQMMSQLLGVEGTHLNEALTYRKIITQGEELMSPLNLEQAASARDALSKAVYGRAFAWLIDNINTSLAFRDPVYPTGRCAAAIGLLDIYGFEVFQHNSFEQFCINYCNEKLQQLVIELTLKQEQEDYTAEGVAWEPVQYFNNKSICDLLEEKFKGIISVLDEECLRPGDASDITFLEKLEVTVGDHPHFVTHKLTDGKTRKAIGREEFRLLHYAGEVNYNVNGFLDKNNDLLYRNLKEMMCRSENRILTQCFERDELTDQKRPETTATQFKNSLAKLMEILMSKEPSYVRCIKPNDAKQTGRFDEVLIRHQVKYLGLMQSLRIRRAGFAYRRRYEVFLQRYKSLCPETWPNWQGQLAEGVSTLVRHLGYQPEEYKLGRSKIFIRLPKTLFATEDALEIRKQSIATVLQTSWRGYSKRSKYQKLRNAVITIQSWWRGVVDRRKARVRKQAADTIRRFIKGFILREQPRCPENEYFLAIVRHTFLTNLRKNLPRTVLDKSWPRPPLALTEASEHLRNLCMQNMVWRYCRRIQPEWRNQMEQKVVASEIFKDKDSYARSVPRLFVSTRLNREDINPKVLQVLGDDTVLYGVAVTKYDRRGYRPRQRQLLLGSAFAIVVEEAKLKQRIDYETLIGISVSSLSDGIFVLHLPYEEKKQKGDVVLQTEHVIEAVTKLAISADKVHSVNVSQDSIKFAVGRGKEAVIDFKPGSKLVVAKAKNGHLSVMAPPLKSR, from the exons GCAGCTGGCGAGGGGATCCGCGTCATCATGGAGACTGCCTTAACAGCCCGGGACCGGGTTGGGGTTCAGGACTTTGTCCTGCTGGAAAACTACACCAGTGAGGCGGCCTTCATCGAGAATCTGCGCAAGAGGTTTAAGGAGAACCTCATTTAT ACGTACATCGGTTCCATCCTTGTGTCCGTGAACCCCTACAAGGAGCTGGAGATCTACAGCAAACCACACATGGACCGTTACCACGGCGTCAGCTTCTGCGAGGTGTCACCCCACAT CTATGCCATCTCCGACAATGTGTATCGCTCGATGCGGACAGAGGGGCGGGACCAGTGCATCCTAATCTCGGGGGAGAGCGGTGCTGGAAAGACTGAAGCTTCCAAGAAGATACTGCAGTACTACGCCATGACCTGCCCTGCCAGTGAGCAGGTGCAGAAAGTCAAGGACCGTTTGCTGCAGTCCAACCCTGTGCTGGAG GCTTTTGGGAATGCCAAGACCCTGCGCAACGATAACTCCAGCCGCTTTGGAAAGTACATGGACATTCAGTTTGATTTCAAG GGGGTGCCGGTTGGGGGTCACATCCTGAGCTTCCTGCTGGAGAACTCTCGTGTCGTGCACCAGAACCACGGCGAGAGAAACTTCCACATCTTCTACCAGATGATCGAAGGCGGAGAGGAGGAGCTGCTACAACGACGAGGACTGGAGAGGAACCCCCAGCGGTACTACTACCTGGTGAAG GGAAAATGCCCAAAGGTCAGCTCCATCAACGACCGCAACGACTGGAAGGTAGTGAGGAAGGCCCTGTCTGTTATTGGCGTCAGTGATGAGGAGGTGGAG GAGCTGCTAAACATTATTGCCAGTGTCCTCCATCTGGGGAATGTTCAGTTTGGGATGGAGGACAATGGAGGCGTCTACATCACCACAGAGACGCAGATGATGTCACAG CTGTTGGGTGTGGAAGGGACCCACTTGAATGAAGCCCTCACCTACAGGAAGATCATCACCCAGGGGGAGGAG CTCATGAGCCCCCTGAACCTGGAGCAGGCGGCCTCAGCCCGGGACGCCCTGTCCAAGGCGGTCTACGGACGCGCCTTTGCCTGGCTGATCGACAACATCAACACGTCTCTGGCCTTCAGG GACCCGGTCTATCCCACCGGCAGGTGTGCTGCCGCTATCGGATTGCTAGACATCTACGGCTTCGAGGTCTTCCAGCACAACAG CTTCGAGCAGTTCTGCATCAACTACTGCAACGAGAAGCTGCAGCAGCTGGTCATCGAGCTGACTCTGAAGCAGGAACAGGAGGACTACACGGCCGAGGGCGTCGCG TGGGAGCCTGTGCAGTACTTCAACAACAAGAGCATCTGCGACCTGCTGGAGGAGAAGTTCAAAGGCATCATTTCAGTCCTG GATGAGGAGTGTCTGAGGCCTGGGGATGCCAGTGACATCACCTTCCTGGAAAAGCTGGAGGTCACCGTGGGGGATCACCCCCACTTTGTCAC ACACAAGCTGACCGATGGAAAGACCCGGAAAGCAATCGGCAGAGAGGAGTTCAGGCTGCTTCACTATGCCGGAGAGGTCAACTACAATGTCAACG GGTTTCTGGACAAGAACAATGACCTCCTCTACCGGAACCTCAAAGAG ATGATGTGTCGGTCGGAGAACAGGATCCTCACACAGTGCTTCGAGCGGGATGAGCTGACCGACCAGAAGCGCCCCGAGACG ACGGCCACTCAGTTCAAGAACAGCCTGGCCAAGCTGATGGAGATCCTGATGTCTAAGGAGCCGTCGTACGTGCGCTGCATCAAGCCCAATGATGCCAAGCAGAcag GTCGTTTCGATGAGGTGTTAATCCGCCACCAGGTGAAGTACCTGGGCCTGATGCAGAGCCTGAGGATACGGCGCGCTGGCTTCGCTTACCGCCGTCGCTATGAGgtcttcctgcagag ATACAAATCGCTGTGTCCTGAGACTTGGCCTAACTGGCAAGGGCAGCTGGCAGAGGGCGTCTCCACCCTGGTCAGACACCTAGGGTACCAGCCTGAGGAGTACAAACTGGGCAg gtcaaagatattcattcgtTTACCAAAGACTCTGTTTGCCACTGAAGACGCCCTGGAAATAAGAAAGCAAAGTATAG CCACAGTCCTACAGACCAGCTGGAGGGGCTACAGCAAGAGGTCCAAGTACCAGAAGCTGAGGAACGCAG TGATCACCATCCAGTCTTGGTGGAGGGGAGTTGTGGACCGGCGGAAGGCCCGGGTTCGAAAGCAGGCTGCTGACACCATCCGCAG GTTTATCAAGGGCTTCATCTTACGCGAACAGCCACGGTGCCCCGAGAACGAGTACTTCCTGGCCATCGTCCGCCACACGTTCCTCACCAACCTGAGGAAGAACCTGCCCAGGACTGTCCTGGACAAGAGCTGGCCCAGACCCCCACTGGCTCTCACAGAG GCATCCGAACATCTGCGCAACCTCTGCATGCAGAACATGGTGTGGCGCTACTGCCGGAGGATCCAGCCCGAATGGAGGAACCAG ATGGAGCAAAAGGTGGTGGCTAGTGAGATCTTCAAGGATAAGGACAGCTACGCACGGAGTGTTCCTAGGCTCTTTGTGAGCACCAGACTAA ACCGTGAAGATATCAACCCCAAGGTGTTGCAGGTACTGGGTGATGACACAGTGCTG TACGGCGTGGCTGTGACCAAGTATGACCGGAGAGGCTACCGCCCACGCCAGCGCCAGCTCTTGCTTGGCTCCGCCTTTGCCATCGTTGTGGAGGAGGCTAAGCTGAAGCAGCGCATCGACTACGAGACGCTCATtg GCATCTCAGTCAGCTCCCTAAGCGATGGcatttttgttctgcatttGCCCTATGAGGAGAAGAAGCAGAAG GGTGATGTGGTCCTGCAGACTGAACATGTTATTGAGGCAGTGACCAAGCTGGCCATCAGCGCTGACAAGGTCCACAGTGTcaatgtcagccaggacag tatAAAGTTTGCAGTGGGCCGAGGAAAGGAAGCCGTCATTGATTTCAAACCTGGATCCAAGCTGGTGGTGGCCAAAGCCAAGAATGGACACCTGTCAGTG ATGGCCCCACCTCTCAAATCCCGATGA